One genomic segment of Protaetiibacter intestinalis includes these proteins:
- a CDS encoding AAA family ATPase has protein sequence MRWQITNFKGIARAEFDISPGHATVITGVNSSGKSSTIQSLLLTAQSLYDDGPIVLNGPLVRLGDAEDLVREGAESNSIGIRLNLDPARSARGPSDPEAQVSYELVSSEDHSTLRARRVTIERTEFSSEPFVLARQNSRGSDVELALQATRHFGECDVLHVKSLLGDDRRQLRTYVAMQGLRPVVVVQLLSPEAVRTRYRKAFAAWIAEDERVAHPLDGLGTAPSIARDFARVLSDVIQRDEFSESGLQDAVRSRGLTPSRLRRAMRELDASQRDAILDIAADQRARSPWVCLPVKQLWSFRSMSDGVLEAQLEEILGDSYVALLLLSECLDDLSQRVQYLGPLRDEPRVVWNHWNELARGLPVGTRGEFSAAVLSRGDSALVSYRSPNGEPKMAPLSSAVNEWLAHLEIGDDVVARPRGKLGVGFDLQINGRTRDLTSVGVGVSQALPLLVGLLKSPQSSVFIVEQPELHLHPAVQARLADFLLRARPDMSVIVETHSEAFITRIRRRAAEGTLPLKDVDIAFVETSDSGSVARRLGLTEFGDLSEWPEGFLSSTEEDIREILRHNVERARGSLDV, from the coding sequence ATGCGCTGGCAAATCACCAACTTCAAGGGCATCGCCAGGGCAGAGTTTGACATTTCGCCTGGTCACGCCACTGTGATTACAGGCGTGAACAGTAGCGGAAAGTCCTCGACGATTCAGTCGCTGCTACTTACGGCGCAAAGCCTCTACGACGATGGTCCGATTGTGTTGAACGGGCCGCTGGTTCGACTCGGAGATGCTGAAGACCTTGTTCGGGAGGGCGCAGAGAGCAACAGCATCGGAATCCGCCTCAACCTGGACCCAGCGCGCTCGGCCAGAGGACCATCGGATCCGGAGGCGCAGGTATCGTACGAACTCGTCTCCAGCGAGGACCATTCAACGCTGCGAGCGCGAAGAGTAACGATCGAGAGAACTGAATTCAGTAGCGAACCGTTCGTCCTCGCACGTCAAAACTCGCGGGGGAGTGATGTAGAACTCGCGCTACAGGCGACACGCCATTTCGGAGAATGCGATGTGCTGCACGTGAAATCGCTCCTTGGCGACGACAGGCGACAGTTGCGAACATATGTTGCGATGCAAGGGCTTCGGCCGGTGGTTGTTGTTCAATTGCTAAGCCCAGAAGCGGTCCGCACGCGATACCGGAAAGCATTCGCCGCTTGGATTGCTGAGGATGAGCGGGTGGCACATCCTTTGGATGGCCTGGGGACTGCGCCTTCCATCGCCCGGGATTTTGCACGCGTCCTCTCTGACGTAATTCAGAGGGACGAGTTTTCGGAAAGCGGATTGCAGGATGCGGTGCGATCGAGAGGGTTAACTCCGTCTCGATTGAGGCGTGCGATGCGCGAACTCGATGCTTCGCAGCGAGACGCGATTCTCGACATCGCAGCTGACCAGAGGGCGCGATCGCCGTGGGTATGTCTCCCGGTGAAGCAGCTTTGGTCTTTTCGGTCGATGAGCGACGGAGTGCTCGAAGCGCAACTCGAAGAGATATTGGGCGACAGTTACGTCGCGTTGCTCTTGCTCAGTGAGTGCCTCGATGATCTATCCCAGCGCGTGCAGTACCTGGGGCCTCTGCGAGATGAGCCTCGCGTGGTCTGGAACCATTGGAACGAACTTGCGCGAGGGCTCCCGGTCGGCACTCGAGGAGAGTTCAGCGCCGCGGTGCTGTCGCGGGGTGACTCGGCTCTCGTCTCCTACCGCTCGCCCAACGGTGAGCCTAAGATGGCGCCCCTCTCGAGCGCCGTCAACGAGTGGTTGGCGCATCTGGAGATTGGCGACGATGTCGTGGCCCGTCCGAGAGGAAAGCTCGGTGTCGGTTTCGATCTGCAGATCAACGGGCGCACTCGCGACCTCACGTCGGTGGGAGTTGGCGTGAGTCAAGCTCTTCCACTGCTTGTTGGGCTTCTGAAGTCGCCGCAATCCTCTGTCTTCATCGTTGAGCAACCGGAACTCCACCTCCATCCGGCAGTCCAGGCGCGCTTGGCTGATTTCTTGCTCCGCGCCCGGCCAGACATGTCGGTGATAGTTGAAACGCACAGCGAAGCGTTCATCACCAGAATTCGTCGCCGCGCTGCGGAGGGCACTCTGCCGCTCAAGGACGTCGACATTGCGTTCGTGGAAACTTCAGACTCCGGATCGGTGGCGCGCAGACTCGGGCTCACGGAGTTCGGAGACCTGAGCGAATGGCCGGAAGGTTTCTTGTCCTCGACTGAAGAGGACATACGAGAGATCCTGCGCCATAACGTCGAGCGTGCGCGTGGAAGCCTGGATGTCTAG